The Anolis carolinensis isolate JA03-04 chromosome 2, rAnoCar3.1.pri, whole genome shotgun sequence genome has a window encoding:
- the vldlr gene encoding very low-density lipoprotein receptor isoform X1, whose amino-acid sequence MGCCWGLALLLLLLLAGLRGRGARGTRVTCDENQFQCHNGRCITLVWRCDGDEDCSDGSDELNCVKKTCSPSDFVCQNGQCIPSRWHCDGDTDCEDGSDEHSELCYTRKCLLGEISCGPRSSRCIPVSWRCDGENDCGDGTDEDDCANITCSPEEFTCANGRCISKDFACNGQEDCSDGSDEAGCAAPTCKVGEFQCKSESDSCIPVNWVCDSEPDCTDWSDESPEQCGRQPVLTVKCGESEMLCDSGDECFHKKWRCDGDTDCKDGSDEINCPSRTCRPDQFKCEDGNCIHGTRQCNGVRDCIDGSDEVNCQTVNQCSGPGKFRCRSGECIDSSKVCNQKQDCKDWSDEPLKQCNINECLVNNGGCSHICKDLVIGFECDCPAGFQLIDRKTCGDIDECQNPGICSQICINTKLGYKCECSRGYRMDAQTGVCKAIGGEPSLLFTNHWNIRQFALERQDYTQLVGGLRNVVALGADMVERRVIWADAGRNGIFSAFLTSSNSPGRHWQIVDNVQNPSGIAVDWIYENIYWTDSSLKSISVATLNGTKWTVLFNTNLTEPASIAVDPISGFMYWSDWGEPAKIEKAGMNGLDRQPLVTTDIERPSGIALDLVKNRLYWVDAKLHKLSSVDLNGQDRRIILHSHEFLAHPLGLTIFEDTVYWTDGVNEAIYTANKFTGADLATVVNNLYDARGIIVFHELVQPSGINWCEEDNMKNGGCEYLCLPAPKINDRSPKYTCICPDGDTLQNNGLRCRGTGTDVANTEAKESSRAEKPPGPLSGGQNQSSLVTEELSYSRSSSAAWAILPVLFLAMVAAGSYFMWRNWQHKNMKSMNFDNPVYLKTTEEDLAIDIGRHSGSVGHTYPAISVVSTDDDLS is encoded by the exons TGAAAAAGACCTGTTCTCCATCAGACTTTGTATGCCAGAACGGACAGTGTATACCCAGCAGATGGCATTGTGATGGGGATACTGACTGTGAAGATGGCTCAGATGAACACTCTGAACTATGCT ATACAAGAAAGTGTTTATTGGGTGAAATCAGCTGTGGTCCTCGATCAAGTCGATGTATCCCAGTGTCCTGGAGATGTGATGGTGAAAATGACTGTGGTGATGGTACAGATGAAGATGACTGTG CCAACATAACTTGTAGCCCTGAAGAATTCACGTGTGCCAACGGGAGGTGCATCTCAAAAGATTTTGCCTGCAATGGGCAAGAAGACTGCAGTGATGGTAGCGATGAGGCAGGCTGTGCAGCACCTACTTGTAAAGTAGGGGAGTTCCAGTGTAAAAGTGAAAGTGACAGCTGTATTCCAGTTAACTGGGTGTGTGATAGTGAACCCGACTGTACCGACTGGTCAGATGAATCTCCAGAGCAGTGTGGCCGCCAGCCTGTCCTGACCGTGAAGTGTGGAGAAAGTGAAATGCTGTGTGATTCTGGGGATGAGTGTTTTCACAAGAAATGGCGTTGTGATGGAGACACAGACTGCAAAGACGGAAGCGATGAGATCAATTGCC CTTCTCGGACATGTAGGCCTGATCAGTTCAAATGCGAGGATGGCAACTGTATTCATGGGACCAGGCAGTGCAATGGTGTGAGGGACTGCATTGATGGCTCTGATGAAGTCAACTGTCAAACAG TTAATCAGTGCAGTGGGCCTGGAAAATTCAGGTGTAGAAGCGGGGAGTGCATAGATTCCAGTAAAGTGTGCAACCAGAAACAGGACTGCAAAGACTGGAGTGATGAACCTCTCAAACAATGCA ACATAAATGAATGCTTGGTAAACAATGGAGGCTGCTCCCATATCTGCAAAGACTTGGTTATTGGCTTTGAATGCGATTGTCCTGCTGGCTTCCAGCTGATAGACAGAAAAACATGTGGAG ACATTGATGAATGCCAGAATCCTGGTATCTGCAGTCAAATCTGCATCAACACAAAACTGGGATACAAATGTGAATGTAGCCGTGGCTACCGAATGGACGCTCAAACTGGAGTATGCAAAGCAATTG GAGGAGAACCAAGCCTGCTCTTCACTAATCACTGGAACATCAGGCAGTTTGCTTTGGAAAGACAGGACTACACACAGCTAGTAGGAGGCCTGAGAAATGTTGTTGCTCTGGGTGCTGACATGGTTGAGCGCAGAGTCATCTGGGCTGATGCTGGACGAAATGGTATCTTCAG TGCCTTCCTTACTTCTAGTAACAGTCCAGGACGGCATTGGCAAATTGTAGACAATGTGCAGAATCCTTCAGGAATTGCTGTTGACTGGATTTACGAGAACATCTACTGGACTGATTCTTCTCTTAAGTCCATATCTGTGGCTACTCTTAATGGTACAAAGTGGACGGTCCTTTTTAACACTAACTTAACAGAGCCAGCCTCAATTGCTGTGGATCCAATTTCTGG CTTCATGTATTGGTCTGATTGGGGTGAACCAGCCAAAATTGAAAAAGCAGGGATGAATGGACTTGACAGGCAGCCACTTGTGACAACAGATATTGAGAGGCCCAGTGGAATTGCACTAG ATCTGGTGAAGAATCGTCTCTACTGGGTTGATGCTAAGCTCCATAAGCTTTCCAGTGTGGATTTGAATGGCCAAGATCGCAGAATTATATTGCATTCTCATGAATTCCTTGCTCATCCTCTTGGTTTGACAATATTTGAG GACACTGTCTATTGGACTGATGGGGTAAATGAAGCAATATACACTGCAAATAAGTTCACAGGAGCGGATCTGGCGACAGTAGTAAATAACCTGTATGATGCTCGGGGCATCATTGTGTTTCATGAACTTGTACAACCATCAG GCATCAACTGGTGCGAAGAAGACAACATGAAGAATGGAGGCTGTGAATATCTGTGCCTGCCTGCTCCCAAGATAAATGACCGTTCCCCCAAATATACTTGCATCTGCCCAGATGGAGATACACTGCAAAATAACGGCTTGAGATGCAGAG GTACAGGAACTGATGTGGCTAACACTGAGGCAAAAGAGAGCAGCAGAGCAGAAAAACCACCTGGACCACTTTCTGGAG GACAAAATCAGAGCAGTCTAGTGACAGAAGAGCTGTCTTATTCTCGAAGTTCTTCAGCAGCATGGGCAATTCTTCCTGTAT TATTCTTGGCAATGGTGGCAGCAGGGAGCTACTTCATGTGGCGCAACTGGCAACACAAAAACATGAAAAGCATGAATTTTGACAATCCGGTGTATTTGAAAACAACAGAAGAAGACCTCGCTATAGATATCGGCAGACACAGTGGTTCAGTGGGACATACATATCCAGCA ATATCAGTTGTAAGCACAGATGACGATCTATCTTGA
- the vldlr gene encoding very low-density lipoprotein receptor isoform X2, whose protein sequence is MGCCWGLALLLLLLLAGLRGRGARGTRVTCDENQFQCHNGRCITLVWRCDGDEDCSDGSDELNCVKKTCSPSDFVCQNGQCIPSRWHCDGDTDCEDGSDEHSELCYTRKCLLGEISCGPRSSRCIPVSWRCDGENDCGDGTDEDDCANITCSPEEFTCANGRCISKDFACNGQEDCSDGSDEAGCAAPTCKVGEFQCKSESDSCIPVNWVCDSEPDCTDWSDESPEQCGRQPVLTVKCGESEMLCDSGDECFHKKWRCDGDTDCKDGSDEINCPSRTCRPDQFKCEDGNCIHGTRQCNGVRDCIDGSDEVNCQTVNQCSGPGKFRCRSGECIDSSKVCNQKQDCKDWSDEPLKQCNINECLVNNGGCSHICKDLVIGFECDCPAGFQLIDRKTCGDIDECQNPGICSQICINTKLGYKCECSRGYRMDAQTGVCKAIGGEPSLLFTNHWNIRQFALERQDYTQLVGGLRNVVALGADMVERRVIWADAGRNGIFSAFLTSSNSPGRHWQIVDNVQNPSGIAVDWIYENIYWTDSSLKSISVATLNGTKWTVLFNTNLTEPASIAVDPISGFMYWSDWGEPAKIEKAGMNGLDRQPLVTTDIERPSGIALDLVKNRLYWVDAKLHKLSSVDLNGQDRRIILHSHEFLAHPLGLTIFEDTVYWTDGVNEAIYTANKFTGADLATVVNNLYDARGIIVFHELVQPSGINWCEEDNMKNGGCEYLCLPAPKINDRSPKYTCICPDGDTLQNNGLRCRGQNQSSLVTEELSYSRSSSAAWAILPVLFLAMVAAGSYFMWRNWQHKNMKSMNFDNPVYLKTTEEDLAIDIGRHSGSVGHTYPAISVVSTDDDLS, encoded by the exons TGAAAAAGACCTGTTCTCCATCAGACTTTGTATGCCAGAACGGACAGTGTATACCCAGCAGATGGCATTGTGATGGGGATACTGACTGTGAAGATGGCTCAGATGAACACTCTGAACTATGCT ATACAAGAAAGTGTTTATTGGGTGAAATCAGCTGTGGTCCTCGATCAAGTCGATGTATCCCAGTGTCCTGGAGATGTGATGGTGAAAATGACTGTGGTGATGGTACAGATGAAGATGACTGTG CCAACATAACTTGTAGCCCTGAAGAATTCACGTGTGCCAACGGGAGGTGCATCTCAAAAGATTTTGCCTGCAATGGGCAAGAAGACTGCAGTGATGGTAGCGATGAGGCAGGCTGTGCAGCACCTACTTGTAAAGTAGGGGAGTTCCAGTGTAAAAGTGAAAGTGACAGCTGTATTCCAGTTAACTGGGTGTGTGATAGTGAACCCGACTGTACCGACTGGTCAGATGAATCTCCAGAGCAGTGTGGCCGCCAGCCTGTCCTGACCGTGAAGTGTGGAGAAAGTGAAATGCTGTGTGATTCTGGGGATGAGTGTTTTCACAAGAAATGGCGTTGTGATGGAGACACAGACTGCAAAGACGGAAGCGATGAGATCAATTGCC CTTCTCGGACATGTAGGCCTGATCAGTTCAAATGCGAGGATGGCAACTGTATTCATGGGACCAGGCAGTGCAATGGTGTGAGGGACTGCATTGATGGCTCTGATGAAGTCAACTGTCAAACAG TTAATCAGTGCAGTGGGCCTGGAAAATTCAGGTGTAGAAGCGGGGAGTGCATAGATTCCAGTAAAGTGTGCAACCAGAAACAGGACTGCAAAGACTGGAGTGATGAACCTCTCAAACAATGCA ACATAAATGAATGCTTGGTAAACAATGGAGGCTGCTCCCATATCTGCAAAGACTTGGTTATTGGCTTTGAATGCGATTGTCCTGCTGGCTTCCAGCTGATAGACAGAAAAACATGTGGAG ACATTGATGAATGCCAGAATCCTGGTATCTGCAGTCAAATCTGCATCAACACAAAACTGGGATACAAATGTGAATGTAGCCGTGGCTACCGAATGGACGCTCAAACTGGAGTATGCAAAGCAATTG GAGGAGAACCAAGCCTGCTCTTCACTAATCACTGGAACATCAGGCAGTTTGCTTTGGAAAGACAGGACTACACACAGCTAGTAGGAGGCCTGAGAAATGTTGTTGCTCTGGGTGCTGACATGGTTGAGCGCAGAGTCATCTGGGCTGATGCTGGACGAAATGGTATCTTCAG TGCCTTCCTTACTTCTAGTAACAGTCCAGGACGGCATTGGCAAATTGTAGACAATGTGCAGAATCCTTCAGGAATTGCTGTTGACTGGATTTACGAGAACATCTACTGGACTGATTCTTCTCTTAAGTCCATATCTGTGGCTACTCTTAATGGTACAAAGTGGACGGTCCTTTTTAACACTAACTTAACAGAGCCAGCCTCAATTGCTGTGGATCCAATTTCTGG CTTCATGTATTGGTCTGATTGGGGTGAACCAGCCAAAATTGAAAAAGCAGGGATGAATGGACTTGACAGGCAGCCACTTGTGACAACAGATATTGAGAGGCCCAGTGGAATTGCACTAG ATCTGGTGAAGAATCGTCTCTACTGGGTTGATGCTAAGCTCCATAAGCTTTCCAGTGTGGATTTGAATGGCCAAGATCGCAGAATTATATTGCATTCTCATGAATTCCTTGCTCATCCTCTTGGTTTGACAATATTTGAG GACACTGTCTATTGGACTGATGGGGTAAATGAAGCAATATACACTGCAAATAAGTTCACAGGAGCGGATCTGGCGACAGTAGTAAATAACCTGTATGATGCTCGGGGCATCATTGTGTTTCATGAACTTGTACAACCATCAG GCATCAACTGGTGCGAAGAAGACAACATGAAGAATGGAGGCTGTGAATATCTGTGCCTGCCTGCTCCCAAGATAAATGACCGTTCCCCCAAATATACTTGCATCTGCCCAGATGGAGATACACTGCAAAATAACGGCTTGAGATGCAGAG GACAAAATCAGAGCAGTCTAGTGACAGAAGAGCTGTCTTATTCTCGAAGTTCTTCAGCAGCATGGGCAATTCTTCCTGTAT TATTCTTGGCAATGGTGGCAGCAGGGAGCTACTTCATGTGGCGCAACTGGCAACACAAAAACATGAAAAGCATGAATTTTGACAATCCGGTGTATTTGAAAACAACAGAAGAAGACCTCGCTATAGATATCGGCAGACACAGTGGTTCAGTGGGACATACATATCCAGCA ATATCAGTTGTAAGCACAGATGACGATCTATCTTGA